One stretch of Pseudomonas azotoformans DNA includes these proteins:
- a CDS encoding efflux RND transporter permease subunit, with product MLGLVKTALQKPYTFIVLAIFICIIGPMAALRTPTDVFPDIGIPVVAVVWQYNGLSPDAMAGRVIYTYERSLSTTVNDIEHIESQSLPGMGIVKIFFQPGVDIRTANAQVTAVSQTVLKQMPPGITPPLILNYSASTVPILQMAFSSPSLSEARIRDLVQNNIRLPLSALPGLAMPTPMGGKQRQITLDLDPQALAAKGLSAQDVGNALALQNQIIPVGTAKLGPNEYTILLNNSPKAIDELNDLPIKTVDGALITIGQVAHVRDGSPPQTNIVRVDGHRAVLMPALKNGNISTLSIIDGIRQMLPRINETLPPSLKTSLLGDASVFVKQSVGSVAQEGIIAALLTSAMILLFLGSWRSTLIIAASIPLAVLSAIALLAASGQTLNVMTLGGLALAVGILVDDATVTIENINWHLEQGKAVKTAILDGAAQIVDPAFVSLLCICIVFVPMFLLQGIAGYLFRPMALAVIFAMASSFILSRTLVPTLAMFLLKPHTPEPGAGHHPEDEFINHHEGEQHQKPRNRVLQSVLNFQQGFERHFSNIRDTYHGLLTLALGNRKRFIVGFLACVLTSFLLLPSLGQDFFPATDAGALALHVRLPLGTRIEESAAAFDRIEARIREVIPAEELDTIVDNIGIPLSGIDMAYSSSGTIGPQDGDIQVTLKKVHAPTADYVKKLREALPESFPGSHFAFLPADISSQILNFGAPAPLDVKISGRNDEENRAYAVELERRLQHVPGIADLRIQQSTGYPSLQVNVDRLRANGLGITERDVTNSMVASLAGSSQVAPTFWLNPANGVSYSIVAATPQYRLDSLPSLEALPVTGADGQSQILGGVATISRVQSPAVVTHYNIEPTLDLYANVQGRDLGGVARDVQKVLDDTASMRPKGAVISLHGQIDALHEAFSGLSFGLLGAVVLIYLLIVVNFQSWVDPFVIITALPAALAGIVWMLFLSGTSLSVPALTGAILCMGVATANSILVVSFCRERLAEHGDALKAALEAGYTRFRPVCMTALAMIIGMLPLAMSEEQNAPLGRAVIGGLILATTATLLFVPVVFSLVHGRHPTRATAGETPHVV from the coding sequence ATGCTCGGGCTGGTAAAGACCGCACTGCAAAAGCCATACACCTTTATCGTGTTGGCCATCTTCATCTGCATCATCGGGCCGATGGCGGCCCTGCGTACCCCCACGGATGTTTTCCCGGATATCGGCATCCCCGTGGTCGCCGTGGTCTGGCAGTACAACGGCCTGTCGCCGGACGCCATGGCCGGTCGGGTGATCTACACCTACGAACGCTCCCTGAGCACCACCGTCAACGACATCGAACACATCGAATCGCAATCGCTGCCCGGCATGGGCATCGTCAAGATCTTCTTCCAGCCCGGCGTGGATATCCGCACCGCCAACGCACAGGTGACGGCGGTTTCACAAACCGTGCTCAAGCAAATGCCACCCGGCATCACGCCGCCGCTGATCCTCAACTACAGCGCCTCCACGGTGCCGATCCTGCAAATGGCGTTCTCCAGCCCCAGCCTCTCGGAAGCCAGGATCCGCGACCTGGTGCAGAACAACATCCGCCTGCCCCTCAGCGCCCTGCCCGGCCTGGCCATGCCGACGCCGATGGGTGGCAAGCAACGCCAGATCACCCTCGACCTCGACCCGCAGGCGCTGGCTGCCAAAGGCCTGTCGGCGCAGGACGTCGGCAACGCACTCGCCCTGCAAAACCAGATCATCCCGGTGGGCACCGCCAAACTCGGCCCCAACGAATACACGATCCTGCTCAATAACAGCCCCAAGGCCATCGACGAACTCAACGACCTGCCGATCAAGACCGTCGACGGCGCGCTGATCACCATCGGTCAGGTGGCGCACGTACGTGACGGCTCGCCACCGCAGACCAACATCGTGCGCGTCGACGGCCACCGCGCCGTGCTGATGCCGGCGCTGAAAAACGGCAACATCTCCACGCTGTCGATCATCGATGGCATCCGCCAGATGCTGCCGCGCATCAACGAAACCCTGCCGCCGTCACTGAAGACCTCGCTGCTGGGCGACGCATCGGTGTTCGTCAAGCAATCGGTGGGCAGCGTGGCCCAGGAAGGCATCATTGCCGCACTGCTGACCAGTGCGATGATCCTGCTGTTCCTCGGCAGCTGGCGTTCGACGCTGATCATCGCCGCGTCGATTCCCCTGGCCGTGCTCTCGGCCATCGCGTTGCTGGCGGCCAGCGGGCAAACCCTCAACGTGATGACCCTGGGTGGGCTGGCGCTGGCGGTCGGGATCCTGGTGGACGATGCCACGGTGACCATTGAGAACATCAACTGGCACCTGGAACAAGGCAAGGCGGTGAAGACCGCGATCCTCGACGGCGCCGCGCAAATTGTCGACCCGGCGTTCGTCTCGCTGCTGTGTATCTGCATCGTGTTCGTGCCGATGTTTTTGCTGCAAGGCATCGCCGGTTATCTGTTCCGGCCGATGGCCCTGGCGGTGATCTTTGCCATGGCCAGTTCGTTCATCCTCTCGCGTACGCTGGTGCCGACCCTGGCGATGTTCCTGCTCAAGCCGCATACGCCGGAGCCAGGCGCCGGGCATCACCCGGAAGATGAGTTCATCAACCATCATGAGGGCGAGCAGCACCAAAAACCGCGCAACCGCGTGCTGCAATCGGTGCTGAATTTCCAACAGGGATTCGAGCGTCATTTCTCGAATATCCGCGACACCTATCACGGCCTGCTGACCTTGGCGCTGGGCAACCGCAAGCGTTTTATCGTCGGCTTCCTGGCCTGTGTGCTGACGTCCTTCCTGCTGCTGCCGAGCCTGGGCCAGGATTTCTTCCCGGCCACCGACGCCGGCGCCCTGGCCCTGCACGTACGCCTGCCACTGGGCACGCGTATCGAAGAAAGCGCCGCGGCCTTCGACCGTATCGAAGCGCGGATTCGTGAGGTCATCCCCGCCGAAGAACTGGACACCATCGTCGACAACATCGGCATTCCGCTCAGCGGCATCGACATGGCCTACAGCAGCAGCGGCACCATCGGCCCGCAGGATGGCGATATCCAGGTCACCCTGAAAAAAGTCCACGCGCCCACTGCCGACTACGTGAAAAAACTGCGTGAAGCCTTGCCGGAAAGCTTTCCCGGCAGCCACTTCGCCTTCCTGCCGGCGGACATCAGCAGCCAGATCCTCAACTTCGGCGCCCCGGCCCCGCTGGACGTGAAAATCTCCGGGCGCAACGACGAAGAGAACCGCGCCTATGCGGTAGAACTGGAGCGCCGCCTGCAGCATGTACCCGGCATCGCCGACCTGCGTATCCAGCAGTCCACCGGTTACCCGTCGCTGCAGGTGAATGTCGACCGCCTGCGCGCCAATGGCCTGGGCATCACCGAGCGTGACGTGACCAACAGCATGGTCGCCTCCCTCGCCGGCAGTTCCCAGGTGGCGCCGACGTTCTGGCTCAACCCGGCCAACGGCGTGTCCTACTCCATCGTCGCGGCTACCCCGCAATACCGCCTCGACAGCCTGCCCTCGCTGGAAGCCCTGCCGGTGACCGGTGCCGACGGCCAGTCGCAGATCCTCGGCGGCGTAGCCACCATCTCCCGCGTGCAAAGCCCGGCGGTGGTCACCCACTACAACATCGAGCCGACCCTCGACCTGTACGCCAACGTACAAGGGCGCGACCTCGGCGGCGTCGCCCGCGACGTGCAGAAAGTGCTGGATGACACCGCCTCCATGCGTCCCAAGGGCGCGGTGATCAGCCTGCATGGGCAGATCGATGCGTTGCATGAGGCGTTCAGCGGCCTGAGCTTTGGCCTGCTCGGTGCAGTGGTGCTGATCTACCTGCTGATCGTGGTCAACTTCCAGTCGTGGGTCGACCCGTTCGTGATCATCACCGCTTTGCCGGCGGCGCTGGCGGGGATCGTGTGGATGCTGTTCCTCAGCGGCACGTCCTTGTCGGTGCCGGCACTGACCGGCGCCATCCTGTGCATGGGCGTCGCTACGGCCAACTCGATCCTGGTGGTGAGCTTCTGCCGCGAACGCCTGGCCGAACATGGCGACGCACTCAAGGCCGCCCTGGAAGCCGGCTACACGCGCTTCCGTCCGGTGTGCATGACCGCCCTGGCGATGATCATCGGCATGTTGCCCCTGGCGATGTCCGAAGAACAGAACGCCCCGCTTGGCCGTGCGGTGATCGGTGGCCTGATCCTCGCCACCACCGCCACCCTGTTGTTTGTTCCCGTGGTCTTCAGCCTGGTCCACGGGCGCCACCCTACTCGCGCAACTGCTGGAGAAACGCCTCATGTCGTCTGA
- a CDS encoding efflux RND transporter periplasmic adaptor subunit, which produces MSSDHKPSRKRLMLMGVGGLTLAALLVANGLHARTLHEQSVTAWTETAAIPQVMVFQPQQNATGDTLRLPAHLEAWSKAPIHARVSGYLKDWKADIGTRVKAGQVLAEIDSPDLDQQLAQTHARLVQEQANARLAATTATRWQNLLASHSVSRQEADEKTSNAAAAKANAEAAAADYARLTALESYKTIRAPFAGTITARNTDIGQLIKADTDSDPELFNIADTHQLRLYVPVPQNYAAVIHPGLEAELTVPEHPGEHFKARLIGDSTAIDRRSGTLLAQFVADNPNGELLPGDYAEATLPIPADTHGVSIPASALIFRAQGTQVAVLDAQNHVHLQDIHIGLDLGERLVIDQGLKPADRVVDNPPDALREGDPVQLADAAGGAHAPKA; this is translated from the coding sequence ATGTCGTCTGATCACAAACCCTCGCGCAAGCGTCTGATGCTCATGGGTGTCGGCGGCCTGACCCTGGCCGCCCTGTTGGTCGCCAACGGCCTGCATGCCCGCACCTTGCACGAACAATCGGTCACCGCCTGGACCGAAACCGCCGCCATCCCGCAGGTGATGGTGTTCCAACCGCAGCAGAACGCGACCGGCGATACCCTGCGCCTGCCGGCTCACCTGGAGGCCTGGAGCAAGGCGCCGATCCATGCCCGCGTCAGCGGCTACCTCAAGGACTGGAAAGCCGACATCGGCACCCGGGTCAAAGCCGGCCAAGTCCTCGCCGAGATCGACAGCCCCGACCTCGACCAACAACTGGCGCAGACCCACGCACGCCTGGTGCAGGAACAGGCCAACGCACGCCTGGCCGCCACCACCGCCACGCGCTGGCAGAACCTGCTGGCGAGCCACTCGGTGTCGCGCCAGGAGGCCGATGAAAAAACCTCGAATGCCGCTGCCGCCAAAGCCAACGCCGAGGCCGCCGCTGCCGACTACGCCAGGCTGACCGCACTGGAAAGCTACAAGACTATCCGCGCGCCGTTCGCCGGCACCATCACTGCACGTAACACCGATATCGGCCAGTTGATCAAGGCCGACACCGACAGCGACCCGGAGCTGTTCAACATCGCCGACACCCACCAACTGCGCCTGTATGTGCCGGTGCCGCAGAACTACGCGGCGGTCATCCACCCCGGCCTGGAAGCCGAACTGACCGTGCCCGAGCATCCCGGCGAGCACTTCAAGGCGCGCCTGATCGGCGACTCCACCGCCATCGACCGTCGTTCCGGCACCCTGCTCGCGCAGTTCGTGGCCGACAACCCCAACGGCGAGCTGCTACCCGGTGACTACGCCGAAGCGACCCTACCGATTCCGGCGGACACCCATGGCGTGAGCATCCCGGCCAGCGCGTTGATCTTCCGCGCCCAGGGCACCCAAGTGGCGGTGCTGGATGCGCAGAATCATGTGCACTTGCAGGACATCCATATCGGCCTCGACCTCGGTGAACGCCTGGTCATCGACCAAGGCCTGAAACCCGCCGACCGTGTGGTCGATAACCCGCCCGACGCCCTGCGCGAAGGCGACCCGGTGCAACTGGCCGACGCCGCTGGAGGTGCGCATGCGCCCAAGGCTTAA
- a CDS encoding efflux transporter outer membrane subunit codes for MRPRLKPLCALMLLALQGCSMAPTYKVPPIDLPANYREQTSDGPWHSAQPSDQLAPEWWKLYHDSRLSDLQQQLLNANPDLAAALAHFDGSQAYASQLHAGLFPQITASAQPLRQRQSDSRPLRGTTQPSVYNSNTAGFSLSYDLDLWGKIRNQVAAGDAQAQASGDDLAVARLSLQHQLASLYVQLNGLDAQARILNSSLDDFSQALQLTRSRYEGQIASELDLTRAQNQLAEAKAQLDEVRGQRNLTEHAIGELVGVAASDFSLPPSPQLIALPGIPSQLPSHLLQRRPDIAAAERRVFAANANIGVAKAAWYPDFSLTGLIGGQTQGVGNLLSAGNRYWALGPLVNLPIFDGGRLSANERQAKAEFEEASAQYRSQVLKAVREVEDNLGQLRDLQQEALDEQAAADAAQHTQALAMNSYEAGAVSYLDVVTAQTAALQAQRTLQAVQTRQLQASVGLVTALGGGWQPGA; via the coding sequence ATGCGCCCAAGGCTTAAGCCCCTCTGCGCCCTGATGTTGCTGGCTCTACAGGGTTGCTCGATGGCGCCCACCTACAAGGTGCCGCCGATTGACCTGCCTGCGAACTACCGCGAGCAGACCAGCGACGGTCCCTGGCACAGCGCGCAACCGTCCGACCAACTGGCACCCGAATGGTGGAAGCTCTACCACGATTCCCGCCTGAGCGATCTGCAACAACAACTGCTTAACGCCAACCCGGACCTGGCGGCGGCGCTGGCGCACTTCGATGGGTCCCAGGCGTACGCCAGCCAACTGCATGCCGGACTGTTCCCGCAGATAACCGCCAGCGCGCAGCCGTTGCGCCAGCGCCAATCGGACTCGCGGCCACTGCGGGGGACCACGCAGCCGTCGGTGTACAACAGCAACACCGCGGGTTTCTCGCTGAGTTATGACCTGGACCTATGGGGCAAAATTCGCAACCAGGTGGCGGCGGGTGACGCCCAGGCGCAAGCGTCGGGGGATGACCTGGCGGTGGCGCGCCTGAGCCTGCAGCACCAGTTGGCAAGCCTGTATGTGCAGCTCAATGGGCTGGATGCACAGGCGCGGATCCTCAACAGTTCGCTGGATGATTTCAGCCAGGCGCTGCAACTGACCCGCAGCCGGTACGAGGGCCAGATTGCTTCGGAGCTGGACCTGACGCGTGCACAGAACCAACTCGCCGAAGCCAAGGCCCAACTGGATGAAGTCCGCGGGCAACGCAACCTGACCGAGCATGCCATCGGTGAACTGGTGGGCGTGGCGGCCAGCGATTTCTCCCTGCCGCCGAGCCCGCAATTGATTGCACTGCCGGGCATCCCATCGCAGCTGCCAAGCCATCTCCTGCAACGTCGACCGGACATTGCAGCGGCGGAACGGCGGGTGTTTGCCGCCAATGCGAACATAGGTGTAGCGAAGGCTGCGTGGTACCCGGATTTCAGCCTGACCGGGTTGATTGGCGGGCAGACGCAAGGCGTCGGCAACCTGCTGTCCGCCGGCAATCGCTATTGGGCGCTGGGGCCGCTGGTGAACCTGCCGATCTTCGACGGCGGCCGCCTGAGCGCCAACGAGCGCCAGGCCAAGGCCGAGTTTGAAGAGGCATCGGCGCAGTACCGTAGCCAGGTGCTGAAGGCCGTGCGCGAGGTGGAAGATAATCTGGGGCAATTGCGCGATCTGCAGCAGGAAGCCCTGGATGAGCAGGCAGCAGCGGATGCGGCGCAGCACACCCAGGCGCTGGCGATGAACAGCTACGAGGCGGGGGCCGTGAGTTATCTGGATGTGGTGACGGCGCAGACGGCAGCGTTACAGGCGCAGCGCACGTTGCAGGCGGTGCAGACGCGGCAGTTGCAGGCGAGTGTGGGGTTGGTGACTGCGCTGGGTGGTGGCTGGCAGCCGGGTGCCTGA